The genomic region TTGAGAACATAGTACCTTGCTAGGAGCTCAAGATACTTCGTTTGGCTGGTAGAAATAGGTGCGCCTAAATCATCCAACCTAGGAGCCCCTCGAACCTTAAAAGTGGAAGAAAGAGACGGTCAGGACAGCACAACATGTATATTCTTTTATAACACAGTAAAGTCTTGAACTCAGTACAAGTTAAGATGATGATGACTTGGAAAGATTTAGCAAACATACAAGCATTTCTAATGCAAGGAATCATATATCCAGAAGTTGAAGAAGGCACTTTTAGATTATCAGagcaaaaagaaaactaagtagcAGGAACAATTGTATGATAGTATGATTGAATCTGGCTGGTATTAGACAAGAGATGGGCAGGCTCCACGTAAACTTTAGCAGATGGTGTACCTTTTAGCTAACACTAAACAGGATATAAACTAAATGAACTCATGTTAATAATTTCAGTTTCCATTTTATTAAGATGAGAACAATATGGACACGATGATGTAAGTTGAGGCAGTGGTGGAGCCTGTAGGATCGATAAGGCAGCCAGCTCAAGCAAAAATGCAACAAAATACAACATAAAATGCAAGATATTCTTCTACACTCTTCTACAAGGCCTTCAGATTCAACACGTTAACAAATTTTTCAATTGAGTTAACatactaaatactccctccgttcccaaatatttgtctttttagagatttcaacaagtgactacatacggagcaaaataagtgaatctacgctctaaaatatgtctacatgcatccgtatgttgtgtccatttgaaatgactagaaagacaaatatttgggaacggagggagtacatctctaACAATACCAGGTTGTTATTAGGATTCACCTCTTCTTGATGCTTACGACCAGCACTCTGAAGAAAAGCAACCAAATCAGAGCCTCCGTACTCCAAAAGTTCATTATCCAGACCAAGCTCAATAAGTGTCCTGTATAGATGCTCGTGGAAAGCTGTGTCTGGCCACTGGACACTTAGCTGAATAATCTGTTTGATACATTTGCTTCGAGAAGCTGGATCAAGGGCGGTCATTGGACCAGGTGCCCCACTTCGTCCCGCACCTTTGAGTGTGCGCAGAGCATTCATAACTATTTCATAGCACTGTACACGCTGTGCAGTTATAGTATCATGATGCCTTGCATCAATTTGCCCATTAATAACATCAGCATTGGAATCAAGTGCTTGAGCCTTCTGTAGTGGCAACCGCACTACTGCCTCATAGAATCTGAACTCCCATCCAACAAAACACAGAGAATGTCAGCTTGCAGACCAAATAAATCAAAGTGTTCAGGATTTATAGATTTGTTTTATCATATACAAGATGATTCAGTAAGGAACTAACCGTAGGTTCTCAAATCTCTTGCATATAGCACTCAAATCAGCAGAGTCTGGAATTTTGGTCAAGAGATTGAAGGCTTCCCTAGCAAGAATATCCCTCTCGTCCTGGTTGTTTGTCATAGATGCTTTCTCGAGACTCTCAACTGCGGAGTAATACTTGTAGTCTGACTCATTGAAGTAGCTAGGACAGCCTTCCCTCAATTTAGTGCTGATATCCTCAACAGTTCCTTTGCCCTCTGGGCCAATGTAGTACTGCAAAAATCAAATAAAAGTACAGATTAAAATGCAATGAGTGATGAATCACCAAGGCTGTTCCCTTTTTGTTGGTAGTTTGGGcagagcagagagagagggagaagagtgcTACCTCCATGAGTGCAGAAATAAGCCGCATCGCAAGCTGGTCACCATCCTCAGAACATACTAACTGATGAAACGTTAACTGAACTAACTTTTTGCGCAAATCATTGCCTAGTGTCTGAACCAAGCGAGCAACATTATGCTGACAAATAAGTTGTAGTAGAACAAGTGCTTCACCAGATCTTCGAAGCAACCGCCTAAGGCACTCGATTGCCCTCACCTGTTATACAAGTAAAGTATTAAGCAAACAAATTTAGATTTTCTCTTCCTTGACAAATTACAGAAATGTTACCTCCATAGCAGCTAGTTCTGCTGATGTATAAAGCGACCGTGGCTTCTTATTCGATGCAGATTGATCTGCAGAGTCCATGTCTCTAATGCGGTAGGGGCTCTTTCCATTGTTATGGATACCGGCACCAATGGTAGGCCCTGTTTTGTACAGTATGGAACCAGAATCTCCCAGGCCAGCAACATACCCATAAAGTCCTCTTCTCTTGTTTCTTCTGGACCTCAAAAATGTTTCCAACGAACGAATCTTACTCTCAAGAACTTTCATGGCACCAGTAGAAAGCCTACAAACGACCACGCCATCCCCGTGGTCATTGGAACCTATCAGCCCCCGAACCACCATAACTGGAAGCTCCCACACAGGATACAGAAGTCTGGATGAGCATAAGCAAAGCCCTTCATATGCACCGGAAAACAAAGGTTCTGCTTCCTGAACAACTTGTCCCATGCTAAAGCCTCCAGCCTGAGTTCGAGTGTTAGACAAAGCAGTAGTGCCATTAAGTTGAGGCATTCCAACAAGCCCAGGGTCCTCAAATGCTTCAGCAGCCTTCTCAGAAACCGCGTTGCTTATCAGACTATCTTCAGTGTAAAGTAACTTCGCAGCTAGCATTAAGCACATTGCTGCAGCCTCTCCAGCACCAAAGCGGTTAAAGAACTCTTCTATTTGTGATCTCAAGGTGTTCCCATCAAACAACTTTCTCAGAATGTCAACAGGCCTGTTAAAAACTAATTCCATCAAACCCATTGTATTGAATACTACCATCCTTCTCCGTGGTAAGATATGTTGGGTAGGAAGATCGCCTTTGGCCCACAGCTTTATAGATGCTTTCTCAGAAGGTTTTCTGAATGCTGAAAGGCATTCCACATCAGCGTATAAAGACTGCATGATGAAAGCAGCATCTGGAAGTGGGAAGACATCAGAAGCACAAAGCATCCGACCCTCAACAGGCAAAGCGGAGACTGTTTCTCGGAGAGCCTTAGAGCTTCTAGAAGCTGTTGCGAAGGTACTGGGCAGTGATAACTGGGCAGCAGAATCTTTCTGCACAGCTAGAAGGGAGGACATAGCTGTAGCAGATGAATCTGACATTATAAGAGCGCCGGCAGAATAGAAAGCAGACTCCACTTTTAACGCCAGATCCTCCGGCTGAGCTCTGCCAGCAGCAGAAACAGCACCAAATGTGAGTCCCCCACCAACCCCCAGAGGTGGGGAAGGCCTAGTAGCAACAATTTTTAAACAGCTTGGCCTCTGCAAACCAGAGTTCAGTCCAACTGAAGAACTGCTTCCACCTGATGTTGAAATGAATAATCTCTTGCCATCTGATAAAACAGCAACAGCATGGAGCCATTTCGATTCCATGGTGGACAAAGGTGAGATGCATACTATTGATGGTTTCGGGGATCGTGCAGCTCTTGATGCATTAGGCCTTCGACCACCATAAGGTGCATCTCGTGGATCAACAAGGTTCTTTTCTTCAGTGATTTTTTTCAAGGGACCATCACCGCTAGCTCCTAAATCAAATAGTTGCAATTTCATGCCTTCTGTGCGTGCATAGATAGTGTTCCTCTCCTCATCAATAACCATGTCCACTATAGGATCAACAGCTGAGAAATTAAACGCACTTGGCAGGACCCACCTGAAAATCAAGTTAACTGAATAAGCAGGTGACCAGAAACACGTAAAAGGCAAAGAAAAGGGTCAGATTATTTCACAGCTGATACCTGGAAAGAAGACTGCCTAAACCCGTGGCAAGGCAAACTTTACGGCAGCGTTTACGCCAACCTGAACCAGTTGTGTATTGCAATTCATATATATGCCCATCACGTCCTGACAGGAAAATCTGACCCTTATCTGTACATGTGATGCATGTCATTGTGACACCATCAGTAGAAATCATGTACTCAGGTAAAGGTTGCAATGAAAGTTCAGCATACGGATCT from Triticum aestivum cultivar Chinese Spring chromosome 4A, IWGSC CS RefSeq v2.1, whole genome shotgun sequence harbors:
- the LOC123085126 gene encoding nuclear pore complex protein NUP155; protein product: MMAWAEDEAIGPDVASAGLHVSERIGRDAAAQPDLEEALEASRYASHPYSSHPKEWPPLVEVAETRQLPPMLIERYNAAAGEGTALCGIFSEIHRAWATVDNSFYVWRFDKWDGQCQEYHADEQAICAVGLARAKPGIFVEAIQYILVLATPVEVMLVGVCCSASADGTDPYAELSLQPLPEYMISTDGVTMTCITCTDKGQIFLSGRDGHIYELQYTTGSGWRKRCRKVCLATGLGSLLSRWVLPSAFNFSAVDPIVDMVIDEERNTIYARTEGMKLQLFDLGASGDGPLKKITEEKNLVDPRDAPYGGRRPNASRAARSPKPSIVCISPLSTMESKWLHAVAVLSDGKRLFISTSGGSSSSVGLNSGLQRPSCLKIVATRPSPPLGVGGGLTFGAVSAAGRAQPEDLALKVESAFYSAGALIMSDSSATAMSSLLAVQKDSAAQLSLPSTFATASRSSKALRETVSALPVEGRMLCASDVFPLPDAAFIMQSLYADVECLSAFRKPSEKASIKLWAKGDLPTQHILPRRRMVVFNTMGLMELVFNRPVDILRKLFDGNTLRSQIEEFFNRFGAGEAAAMCLMLAAKLLYTEDSLISNAVSEKAAEAFEDPGLVGMPQLNGTTALSNTRTQAGGFSMGQVVQEAEPLFSGAYEGLCLCSSRLLYPVWELPVMVVRGLIGSNDHGDGVVVCRLSTGAMKVLESKIRSLETFLRSRRNKRRGLYGYVAGLGDSGSILYKTGPTIGAGIHNNGKSPYRIRDMDSADQSASNKKPRSLYTSAELAAMEVRAIECLRRLLRRSGEALVLLQLICQHNVARLVQTLGNDLRKKLVQLTFHQLVCSEDGDQLAMRLISALMEYYIGPEGKGTVEDISTKLREGCPSYFNESDYKYYSAVESLEKASMTNNQDERDILAREAFNLLTKIPDSADLSAICKRFENLRFYEAVVRLPLQKAQALDSNADVINGQIDARHHDTITAQRVQCYEIVMNALRTLKGAGRSGAPGPMTALDPASRSKCIKQIIQLSVQWPDTAFHEHLYRTLIELGLDNELLEYGGSDLVAFLQSAGRKHQEEVRGAPRLDDLGAPISTSQTKYLELLARYYVLKGEHVAAARMLLILAERQCSNAEEAPALDQRYQYLSNAVLQAKSAGIAADSSRNPIDSSTVDLLEGKLAVLRFQMQIKQELESMASRLETIPGSGESPSDPFPRDNILADAESAKEAKDKAKELSLNLKSITQLYNDYAVPFNLWEVCLEMLNFANYSGDADSKIVREIWARLLDQTLTRGGLAEACSVVKRVGSKLDPADGACLPLDIICLHLEKAALDRLSSGQELVGDEDVARALLGACKGLAEPVLAVYDQLLSNGAIVPSLNLKLRLLRSVLAILREWGMSVIAHKLGTTTAGVSFFLDGTFSLNQTGSLQKGVRDKIISLANRYMTEVRRLNLPQNQTDNVYRGFRDLEEKLLSPY